The Elaeis guineensis isolate ETL-2024a chromosome 14, EG11, whole genome shotgun sequence genome has a segment encoding these proteins:
- the LOC140853753 gene encoding uncharacterized protein, with the protein MAVDAARPQKLRWGELDEDDGGDLDFLLPPRVVLGPDENGIKKTIEYRFDDEGNKVKVTTTTRVRKLARARLSKRALERRSWPKFGDAAREDAGSHLTMVSTEEILLERPRAPGSKAEETRVAGDPLAAMGKAGAVLMVCRTCGKKGDHWTSKCPYKDLAAQTENFIDRPPAAETAASSGPSRGTYVPPGLRAGAERIGTEMRRRNDENSVRVTNLSEDTREPDLLELFRPFGPVTRVYVAVDQKTGVSRGFGFVNFVNREDAERAINKLNGYGYDNLILRVEWATPRPN; encoded by the exons ATGGCGGTGGACGCGGCCCGCCCTCAGAAGCTCCGGTGGGGAGAGCTCGATGAGGACGACGGCGGCGACCTCGACTTCCTGCTGCCGCCGCGGGTGGTGCTAGGCCCGGACGAGAACGGGATCAAGAAGACGATCGAGTACCGGTTCGACGACGAGGGCAACAAGGTCAAGGTCACCACCACCACCCGCGTCCGCAAGCTCGCCCGCGCGCGCCTCAGCAAGCGCGCCCTCGAGCGCCGCTCCTGGCCCAAGTTCGGCGATGCCGCCCGCGAGGACGCCGGCAGCCACCTCACCATGGTATCCACCGAGGAGATCCTTCTCGAGAGGCCCCGCGCCCCAG GTAGCAAAGCCGAAGAAACAAGGGTTGCAGGAGACCCATTGGCTGCTATGGGAAAAGCAGGTGCTGTTCTTATGGTATGCAGGACTTGTGGTAAGAAGGGCGACCACTGGACATCAAAATGCCCCTACAAGGACCTTGCTGCGCAAACAGAAAACTTTATTGACAGGCCTCCAGCTGCAGAAACTGCAGCTTCGTCTGGTCCTAGCAGGGGAACTTATGTTCCTCCAGGCTTGAGAGCTGGTGCAGAGAGGATTGGAACTGAGATGAGGCGTCGGAATGACGAGAACTCAGTTCGGGTGACCAACCTTTCTGAGGATACGCGTGAGCCTGATCTTCTTGAGCTCTTCCGTCCTTTCGGTCCCGTAACTCGTGTCTATGTTGCTGTTGATCAGAAGACCGGAGTAAGTCGGGGCTTTGGTTTTGTGAACTTTGTCAACAGGGAAGATGCAGAGAGAGCTATCAACAAGCTTAATGGCTATGGTTATGACAATCTTATCCTGAGAGTTGAGTGGGCTACTCCGAGGCCCAATTGA